One genomic window of Psychrobacillus sp. INOP01 includes the following:
- a CDS encoding GntR family transcriptional regulator, with amino-acid sequence MTKLDKSVPIPLYFQLKELILQQIKEGSYKVGDAIPTEKELSEIYDISRTTVRQAITELVQEGWLYRVKSKGTFVRAPKIEQSFIQALGSFNDQILELGMTPSTEVLDFKVIEVPDEVAVHLKLAEGEKVIYIHRRRFADSEPIVMVETYLPYDKCEFVLDRDLVKESLYPILSEKNETQICKIRRFIEAVEATQYDIKNLNMTKGKAIQQFISIGFNHKDEPIEYSLARYRGDKNRFEIVITATK; translated from the coding sequence ATGACAAAATTGGATAAATCTGTACCTATCCCTCTATATTTTCAGTTAAAAGAATTAATTCTTCAACAAATTAAAGAGGGGTCTTATAAAGTAGGAGATGCTATTCCTACTGAAAAAGAGCTTAGTGAAATTTATGACATTAGCCGCACTACAGTTAGACAAGCCATCACTGAACTTGTTCAGGAAGGTTGGCTATACCGAGTAAAAAGTAAAGGTACTTTTGTAAGGGCTCCCAAAATTGAACAAAGTTTTATTCAGGCACTTGGATCATTCAATGACCAGATACTTGAACTTGGTATGACACCTAGTACGGAAGTGCTCGATTTTAAAGTAATAGAAGTTCCTGATGAAGTAGCAGTGCATCTAAAACTAGCTGAAGGGGAAAAAGTCATTTATATTCATCGCAGACGTTTTGCAGACAGTGAGCCTATCGTGATGGTGGAGACGTATTTACCTTATGACAAATGCGAGTTTGTGTTAGATCGTGACTTGGTTAAGGAATCTCTATATCCCATATTGAGCGAGAAAAACGAAACCCAAATTTGTAAAATCCGTCGTTTCATTGAAGCAGTGGAGGCTACGCAATACGATATAAAAAATTTAAATATGACAAAAGGTAAAGCTATCCAACAATTTATTTCTATTGGTTTTAATCATAAAGATGAGCCAATTGAATATTCGTTAGCACGTTATAGAGGAGATAAAAATAGATTTGAAATTGTCATTACTGCCACAAAATAA
- a CDS encoding S8 family serine peptidase produces the protein MKKFKFTKFFSSILAVIMVLSLLVPFSSVSAEETKPFKQNGQSESTIQLKAAIAEQLSLSKDGPTLHESLQNVSGNQDVAVIIHLSEKPVALEQGISQVKGKKFSNARANQVRANVKAQQTKVKKELTAKQVQIKQGYTFDTVLNGFAATVKASDIPKLLTVDGITLIEPDATVYASEENTTKSSELIKDETIEAQMNTSISFLGIEQLWDEGIEGQGVKVAVLDTGIDADHPEFAGIFKGGKNFIPNSSTYTKTRADDDASETLPSERPAGTPEFNANGSSFYTSHGTHVAGTIAAIGANEYGIKGIAPKVDLYAYRVLGAYGSGATSGIVKAIETAVLEEMDVINLSLGGGANSETDAGSFAINNAMIAGTIGVIATGNSGPNRGTMGTPATARLGIAVGNTTNPETMHNGQVNITVGDYNLTKQLQLMGTTFGKDLATQLQGEFDLVAIPGNGEVKDFEGINVEGKVALISRGSIAFVDKIANAKANGAVATIIHNFAGGTGAPNASGTFLGDSFAFLPTFDMSQTDGEAIRATLAGGTGKVSFGNFSSTSTLGDEVNDSSSRGPSTPHFDIKPDVSAPGTNIMSTIPKYKTDFPEAVYDEAYDRKTGTSMATPHIAGIVALVKQANPSWNAFDVKVAISNTAKILNTAKYDVFSQGAGRVNAYAAAHPEILAYALDSAVLDGTGAVVDNIKGTVTFGPQSLEENISVTKQVKVKDIKGNGGEYNVTVDVTKTFGDAQVTVDQPTFNLAGEQVLNLTLTASATTTKPGDEILGFIHVQGGETDISLPFAADFGGAEATQLKDFKITETDLSFNGDGVQDSAVLSFKLTGDVTTNYIELWDIMNPEGGEYGDGYIGYLHAGSALGAGSYNLNIAGQYKPWSSDPATTIPDGLYTIDFTGLAASGVVSDYVGPIVVKTTSPEITGAVAEGVATGQVSDKYIEYNEELYLYGLDYNLNEKLKASYIATVNGEATAPVAFDLNQDGSFTFPVAAETDSVTVVINDAAGNVGEALIYEKEMVEPVLSLSVNPTELDLTAGETSQLTVIETSTPIEGDATNEDVTSDATYVVADESIATVSNGLVTAVREGTTTITVSYGENEVTVNVTVKAPIVTEPVITLTIDQAQVETRPGKEVKVTIKEVTTVDGKSTEKDVTKLADYKVEKNNVASVKAGAVKGKGQGETTVTVTYGEHTLMFDVTVVNPGKGNNK, from the coding sequence TTGAAAAAGTTTAAGTTTACAAAGTTCTTTAGTAGTATTCTAGCTGTGATTATGGTGCTTTCTTTATTGGTTCCATTCTCCAGTGTTAGTGCTGAAGAAACGAAGCCATTCAAACAGAATGGTCAAAGTGAAAGTACGATTCAACTGAAGGCGGCTATTGCGGAACAATTGAGCTTGTCTAAAGATGGTCCAACCCTTCACGAAAGTTTACAAAATGTATCAGGCAATCAAGATGTTGCAGTAATCATTCATTTATCCGAAAAGCCTGTAGCACTTGAACAAGGGATTAGCCAAGTTAAAGGCAAGAAATTCTCTAATGCTCGAGCAAATCAAGTTCGTGCGAATGTAAAAGCACAACAAACAAAAGTAAAAAAAGAGCTAACTGCTAAACAGGTTCAAATAAAGCAAGGATATACGTTTGATACTGTATTAAACGGATTTGCAGCAACGGTTAAAGCGAGTGACATTCCGAAATTACTAACGGTTGATGGAATTACATTAATCGAACCGGATGCAACTGTTTATGCATCAGAAGAAAATACGACTAAATCATCAGAACTTATAAAAGATGAAACAATAGAGGCACAAATGAATACAAGTATTTCATTCCTAGGAATTGAACAACTTTGGGACGAAGGAATAGAAGGACAAGGGGTTAAAGTAGCTGTACTTGATACAGGTATTGATGCTGATCATCCAGAGTTCGCTGGAATTTTTAAAGGTGGGAAGAACTTCATTCCAAACTCATCTACGTATACAAAAACACGAGCAGATGATGATGCTTCGGAAACGTTACCTTCAGAACGTCCTGCGGGAACACCTGAATTTAATGCAAATGGAAGTTCTTTCTATACTTCACATGGTACGCACGTTGCGGGTACGATTGCAGCAATTGGTGCGAATGAATACGGTATTAAAGGGATTGCACCTAAAGTAGATTTATATGCTTACCGTGTACTTGGAGCATACGGAAGTGGAGCAACTTCGGGTATTGTCAAAGCAATTGAAACAGCAGTATTAGAAGAAATGGATGTTATCAATCTATCACTAGGTGGTGGAGCAAACTCCGAAACAGATGCAGGATCATTTGCGATTAATAATGCAATGATTGCTGGGACAATCGGGGTAATTGCTACTGGTAACTCAGGTCCAAACCGTGGAACTATGGGAACTCCGGCTACTGCACGTTTAGGGATTGCGGTTGGTAACACAACAAATCCGGAAACAATGCACAACGGACAAGTAAATATTACAGTTGGAGACTACAACTTAACTAAACAGTTGCAATTAATGGGTACAACTTTTGGAAAAGATTTAGCAACACAGCTTCAAGGTGAGTTCGACCTAGTTGCTATCCCTGGGAACGGAGAAGTAAAAGATTTTGAAGGAATTAATGTAGAAGGAAAAGTGGCATTGATTTCTCGTGGTAGTATCGCTTTTGTCGATAAAATTGCGAACGCAAAAGCAAATGGAGCTGTAGCAACAATTATTCATAACTTTGCAGGTGGTACTGGTGCACCGAACGCATCGGGTACATTCCTTGGTGATTCATTTGCTTTCCTACCAACGTTTGATATGTCTCAAACAGATGGCGAGGCAATACGTGCTACATTGGCAGGGGGAACAGGAAAAGTGAGCTTCGGTAACTTTTCTTCTACGAGTACACTTGGAGATGAAGTAAATGATTCTAGTTCACGTGGACCTTCTACACCACACTTTGATATTAAACCAGATGTAAGCGCACCTGGAACAAATATTATGTCCACAATTCCTAAGTACAAAACAGATTTTCCAGAAGCAGTTTACGATGAAGCATATGATCGCAAAACAGGAACTTCGATGGCTACACCACATATCGCAGGTATTGTAGCACTTGTGAAACAAGCTAATCCTTCTTGGAATGCTTTTGATGTGAAAGTAGCTATTTCCAACACAGCTAAAATCCTAAATACAGCGAAGTATGATGTATTCTCACAAGGTGCAGGACGTGTAAATGCATATGCAGCAGCACATCCAGAAATTCTTGCGTATGCATTAGATAGCGCCGTGTTAGACGGTACTGGAGCAGTAGTGGATAACATAAAAGGGACAGTTACTTTCGGTCCTCAATCATTAGAAGAAAATATTTCCGTAACAAAACAAGTTAAAGTTAAAGATATTAAAGGTAATGGTGGCGAATATAATGTCACAGTTGATGTCACAAAAACATTCGGTGATGCACAAGTGACGGTTGACCAGCCTACATTCAATCTAGCTGGTGAGCAAGTTTTAAACTTAACATTAACAGCTTCAGCAACTACTACAAAGCCTGGTGATGAGATTCTAGGATTTATCCATGTTCAAGGTGGAGAAACGGATATTTCATTGCCATTTGCAGCAGATTTTGGTGGAGCAGAAGCAACACAACTGAAAGACTTCAAGATCACAGAAACAGATTTATCATTTAATGGTGACGGAGTTCAAGATTCTGCAGTCCTTTCATTTAAATTAACTGGTGATGTAACAACTAACTATATCGAGCTTTGGGATATTATGAATCCTGAAGGCGGGGAATATGGAGATGGCTATATTGGTTATTTACACGCAGGTTCAGCACTAGGAGCAGGATCTTATAACCTGAACATTGCAGGACAATATAAGCCATGGAGCAGTGATCCAGCAACAACTATTCCAGATGGTCTATACACAATTGACTTCACCGGTCTTGCAGCTTCAGGAGTAGTTTCAGACTACGTAGGACCAATTGTCGTGAAGACAACTAGCCCAGAAATTACTGGAGCAGTAGCTGAAGGTGTTGCGACTGGTCAAGTATCAGACAAATATATCGAATATAATGAAGAATTATATTTGTATGGATTAGACTATAATTTAAATGAAAAATTAAAAGCTTCATATATTGCTACTGTTAATGGTGAAGCAACTGCACCAGTAGCATTTGATTTGAACCAAGACGGAAGCTTTACATTCCCAGTAGCGGCTGAAACAGATTCGGTAACGGTCGTTATTAATGATGCTGCAGGAAATGTTGGCGAAGCATTAATTTACGAAAAAGAAATGGTAGAGCCGGTTCTATCACTTTCTGTAAATCCCACTGAGCTAGACTTAACAGCTGGCGAGACGTCTCAACTTACTGTTATAGAGACATCTACACCTATAGAAGGTGATGCAACAAATGAGGACGTAACTTCAGACGCTACGTATGTCGTCGCTGATGAAAGTATCGCAACAGTGTCAAATGGGTTAGTAACTGCGGTTCGAGAAGGCACGACTACAATTACTGTTTCATATGGTGAAAATGAGGTAACTGTTAATGTTACAGTTAAAGCGCCTATAGTTACAGAACCAGTAATAACTCTAACTATCGACCAAGCTCAGGTTGAAACAAGACCTGGTAAAGAAGTAAAAGTAACAATTAAAGAAGTAACAACAGTTGATGGCAAGTCAACAGAAAAAGACGTAACAAAACTCGCAGACTACAAAGTTGAAAAAAATAACGTAGCCTCTGTAAAAGCAGGCGCAGTAAAAGGAAAAGGCCAAGGGGAAACTACAGTTACTGTAACGTATGGTGAGCATACGCTGATGTTTGACGTGACGGTTGTGAATCCAGGTAAAGGGAATAATAAGTAA
- a CDS encoding sugar phosphate isomerase/epimerase, protein MKYGIYFAYWENEWETDFEPYIEKVKQLGFDILEVAALGLIHLSDDQLTRLKDIAKAANIRLTAGIGIPKDFDVSSEDPLIRKNGISFMKQVLDQCHKAGIDRIGGTIYSYWPADYSKPINKSEVRKNSIESLRELAEYAAPLNITLLAETLNRFEQFLLNDTLEAIDYVKEVGKPNVKVMLDTFHMNIEEDSIPDAIRLAGNYLGHLHIGEGNRKVPGKGSLDWTGIGQALRDINYSDYVVMEPFVKMGGQVGQDIKVWRDLSSNASEEKLDQELAESLKFVKGHFKE, encoded by the coding sequence ATGAAATACGGAATATATTTTGCATATTGGGAGAATGAATGGGAGACAGATTTTGAACCTTATATCGAAAAAGTAAAGCAACTAGGATTTGATATACTAGAAGTGGCTGCTCTTGGATTAATTCACTTAAGTGATGATCAATTAACTCGTCTAAAAGATATAGCAAAAGCTGCTAATATCCGACTGACCGCGGGAATTGGTATTCCTAAGGATTTTGATGTAAGTTCGGAAGACCCACTAATAAGAAAAAATGGAATTTCCTTTATGAAACAAGTGCTCGATCAATGTCATAAAGCTGGAATTGATCGGATTGGGGGGACTATTTATTCCTACTGGCCAGCCGATTATTCCAAACCGATCAATAAATCAGAGGTCCGCAAAAATTCTATTGAAAGTCTAAGAGAACTAGCAGAGTATGCGGCACCACTGAACATTACACTGCTAGCAGAAACATTAAACCGTTTTGAACAATTTTTATTAAACGATACCCTAGAAGCTATTGACTATGTAAAAGAAGTAGGCAAACCTAATGTCAAAGTCATGCTTGATACATTCCATATGAATATCGAAGAAGATTCAATCCCAGACGCCATCCGCCTTGCAGGCAATTATCTTGGACATCTGCATATCGGAGAAGGCAACCGGAAAGTTCCTGGCAAAGGTTCACTAGACTGGACTGGTATTGGACAGGCACTTCGAGACATCAACTACTCAGACTATGTCGTGATGGAGCCATTTGTGAAAATGGGTGGCCAGGTTGGACAAGATATTAAAGTATGGCGTGATTTAAGCAGTAACGCCAGTGAAGAAAAACTGGATCAGGAACTAGCAGAATCACTTAAATTTGTAAAAGGGCATTTTAAAGAATGA